From Tiliqua scincoides isolate rTilSci1 chromosome 2, rTilSci1.hap2, whole genome shotgun sequence, the proteins below share one genomic window:
- the LOC136638986 gene encoding E3 ubiquitin-protein ligase TRIM58-like, giving the protein MEAPVSVDPISTYPHTFTYLQIESMGPLSPAEAVDICRAQIEHDMDMSLDPATAHPSLVVSKDGKSVQYRGARQELPDNMERFDTYIIVLGSKQFPSGKHYWEVGASTEWDLGVCRGSVSRKGQAIMLSPRNGFWRMWLRKGDQCKVLISCPTPLPISVKPTRVGIFLDYSEGEVSFYNVTEGSHMYAYIGAFYVPLRPFFSPSRHRKGEKADPSSICPVIKQDTTRSKETRDKTQKVFRH; this is encoded by the exons ATGgaggcccctgtatctgtggatcccatatccacttATCCACATACATTCACTTACCTGCAGATCGAGTCCATGGGGcccctgagcccagcagaggccgtggacatctGCCGGGCTCAGATTGAGCATGACA TGGATATGTCTCTGGATCCAGCTACAGCTCACCCCAGCCTTGTTGTTTCCAAAGATGGGAAGAGTGTCCAATACAGAGGTGCGCGGCAGGAGCTGCCTGACAACATGGAAAGATTTGACACTTACATCATTGTCCTGGGCTCGAAGCAATTCCCCTCAGGGAAGCACTACTGGGAGGTGGGAGCCAGCACAGAATGGGACCTGGGAGTTTGTAGAGGATCTgtgagcaggaaggggcaggcaatCATGCTGTCTCCCAGGAATGGGTTCTGGAGGATGTGGCTTCGGAAGGGAGACCAATGCAAGGTCCTGATCTCTTGCCCTACACCACTGCCCATAAGCGTGAAGCCAACCCGGGTGGGGATTTTCCTGGACTATTCTGAAGGCGAGGTTTCATTTTACAATGTGACAGAGGGAAGCCACATGTACGCATATATTGGCGCCTTCTATGTTCCCTTGCGGCCTTTCTTTAGCCCAAGCCGCCATCGCAAAGGGGAAAAAGCAGACCCATCGTCTATCTGCCCTGTTATAAAACAGGATACTACCAGAAGCAAAGAGACAAGAGACAAAACTCAGAAGGTATTCAGGCACTGA
- the LOC136640942 gene encoding zinc finger protein 436-like has protein sequence MKDTKGKTLQEDEDDFEPQVELHFTILEESEGGISQGKLWHCDIDAELQPDSSSQPEPDDESVYSDRTRSPSPELQEVLPDLDRVAGESRVQTYPQQGPERQVELHFTILEESEGGISEGKLCASEISLDEPLEVDHSLPQNPEHQWNKSMHWGEKFCQPSDAEISPLVQERLEGEMKGDVSQQESSDQQVELHFTIFDDPEEVSLSQGPEDYPSWESPFKPGMYPGDYPKGDWDTSIDSLGDVFEASFQQQFYPGGRMYPCTECGRVFNRKSTLTRHWRTHTGEKPYSCLYCGRSFSLNLNLLTHQMTHTGEKPYKCPDCGQSFTRSTSVTRHQRSHQEGSPYKNDLWEETTGNLWEETFGCPVPFPYPMPLVEEKSYMCPDCGETFTHSGSLNRHLRMHRGERPYKCMMCGEGFCSMSKLYRHERIHMVDKPYHCEICGKSFAVKSTLTRHQMLHQAERPYMCSHCEKGYVQRSHLARHHHKAHPGVPFNPVKANCMPATILDSDNLVTYFWGDEETDTTSEPVPTQLIYSGADC, from the coding sequence ATGAAGGATACAAAAGGGAAGACTCTACAGGAGGACGAGGATGACTTCGAACCCCAAGTTGAATTGCATTTCACCATATTGGAAGAATCAGAAGGGGGCATTTCTCAGGGGAAGCTTTGGCACTGTGACATTGATGCAGAATTACAACCAGATAGTTCCTCTCAACCAGAACCAGATGATGAATCGGTTTACTCTGACAGAACACGGTCCCCCTCACCAGAGCTCCAGGAAGTGCTCCCAGACCTTGACAGGGTTGCTGGAGAAAGTAGGGTACAGACTTATCCACAGCAGGGCCCTGAGCGGCAGGTCGAGCTGCACTTTACCATCCTGGAGGAGTCAGAAGGGGGCATTTCTGAGGGCAAGTTGTGTGCCAGTGAGATCAGTCTGGATGAGCCACTGGAGGTAGACCACTCACTTCCTCAGAATCCAGAGCATCAGTGGAATAAATCCATGCACTGGGGTGAGAAATTCTGCCAGCCATCAGATGCTGAGATTTCTCCCCTGGTGCAGGAGAGGCTGGAGGGAGAGATGAAAGGGGATGTTTCCCAGCAAGAAAGCTCCGATCAACAGGTAGAACTTCATTTTACTATCTTTGATGATCCTGAGGAAGTGAGTCTTTCCCAGGGGCCTGAGGATTACCCCTCCTGGGAAAGCCCATTCAAACCAGGAATGTATCCGGGAGACTATCCAAAGGGGGATTGGGACACATCCATCGATAGTCTGGGCGATGTCTTCGAAGCATCTTTCCAGCAGCAGTTCTACCCGGGAGGGAGGATGTACCCCTGTACCGAGTGTGGACGAGTGTTCAACCGCAAGTCCACCCTGACAAGACACTGGAGGACCCATACGGGAGAGAAGCCCTATTCTTGCCTCTACTGTGGGCGGAGCTTCAGCCTGAACCTGAACCTGCTCACTCATCAGatgacccacacaggggagaaaccctacaagTGCCCTGACTGTGGGCAGAGTTTCACCCGTAGCACGAGTGTCACCAGGCACCAGCGAAGCCACCAGGAGGGGAGTCCTTATAAAAATGACCTGTGGGAGGAAACCACAGGAAACCTGTGGGAAGAGACCTTTGGGTGCCCAGTGCCCTTTCCCTACCCGATGCCTCTGGTAGAAGAGAAATCCTACATGTGCCCGGATTGCGGAGAGACCTTTACTCACAGCGGGAGTCTCAACCGACACCTGCGGATGCACAGGGGAGAGAGGCCTTATAAGTGCATGATGTGTGGGGAAGGCTTCTGCTCGATGTCAAAGCTTTACAGGCACGAGAGGATCCACATGGTGGATAAGCCCTACCATTGTGAAATCTGCGGGAAAAGCTTTGCTGTCAAATCGACACTGACCAGGCATCAGATGCTCCACCAGGCGGAGAGGCCTTACATGTGCTCTCACTGCGAAAAAGGCTACGTTCAGAGGAGCCACCTGGCCAGGCACCACCACAAGGCGCATCCCGGCGTGCCCTTCAACCCCGTCAAAGCGAACTGTATGCCTGCCACCATTCTGGATTCCGACAACCTAGTCACCTATTTCTGGGGGGATGAGGAAACGGACACTACCTCTGAGCCTGTCCCGACTCAGTTGATCTACTCGGGAGCAGACTGctga